In the genome of Pelodiscus sinensis isolate JC-2024 chromosome 3, ASM4963464v1, whole genome shotgun sequence, one region contains:
- the AIG1 gene encoding androgen-induced gene 1 protein isoform X7: MATPPPASPPLPAHHCPRKRPAASRAQAELALPSPGASLVHTTSAFSPRADHRALPGSPPLPAPPRCLAASSRCQALPACKSDNMALVPCQVLRVAILLSYFSILCTYKAIDMPAHHTFGGSWKFLTFIDLETRCHLSQ, translated from the exons AtggcaacccctcccccagcatctcctcccctccccgcccatcATTGCCCCAGGAAGCGCCCTGCTGCCAGCAGGGCTCAGGCTGagctcgctctgcccagcccgGGCGCCTCCCTCGTGCACACAACAAGCGCGTTTTCTCCTCGGGCTGATCACCGCGCGCTTCCCggctctcccccactcccagcgcccccccgctGCCTTGCAGCAAGCAGCCGCTGTCAGGCCCTGCCTGCTTGCAAAAGTGACAACATGGCGCTCGTGCCCTGCCAGGTGCTGAGAGTCGCCATCCTCCTCTCCTACTTCTCCATCCTGTGCACTTACAAGGCCATTGACATGCCCGCGCACCACACCTTTGGAGGGAGCTGGAAATTTCTGACATTCATAGATCTG GAAACAAGATGCCATCTGAGCCAGTGA